GATGAAGCGAACGGTGCAAATAATACAAGTCCAAACAAAGAAGCAATGACGGAATAAATTCCAGTCAACAAATAAGAGAATCGATATTGACTCCTAGAAACATTTACATTAAATAATTTAGATGCAGCTTGAATGGATGCAACTGTATTACTTAAATTAATTAAACACCCTAAAAAAGTGATGGCAATTATGCTGTATTCCAAATTCGGCGGACCTAGTGGAAATAGAGAAAATGCAGCAACCCCGCTATCTGTGACAGGTTTTACGATGGGAAATAGCAATGCGTAAGCAATCCAGCCACCAATCATGCCAATTAATATTGAAAAGTCGCCAATAATTTTATTTCCTTTTATTTTCAAAAGCGCAACAACAATCGCAAGTCCAAAAGAAAATAGCGTTATATGCCAATTCAATGTTCCATCTTCATTCATCTTCAACATCCCATTGAAAAAAATGAATGTTAGTTGAAAAGTTAAAAGCAATAAGTAAACGCTCATAACCATCGGGCTAAATACTTTTTGAACGAATGAAATTAAATTGAATGCTACTAAAAGGATGGTTACAATTCCAGCAAGTATCATGCCTGTAGCAATTCCGCCGCCAATACTAGGTAAACTTAAGCCAAGTGCAGAAGCCGATAAACACAAGTTAAGGATTAAACCCCACATGACTCCCGAAGGACCTTCCATCAAAGGGAAGCGATGTCCGACTAACCCCTGCAAAATACAAGCGCCTCCGGTTACGATTAGTGCGCTGCGTAAAATGGTGGCAATTTGTTCCGGTGGCAAATCAAAAGCAAAGCCAATAGAAATAGGGACGACAACAATATTTGCGAAAATAAAAAAAAGCCATTGCACTGAAGCGAACGTTGTCGACCAAGATAATAATCTATTCATGAAATCACCTTTTTTCAATAATAAGAAATACGACACTTATTATTCTATCACACAAAATTTAGAAAATATGCTTATCACGTATAAATAAAATCTTGTAATTGGCAGAATTAATGAATCATTCATATAAATCTATTGATTATTATTATATTAATGATAGCATAGGGTTGAAATCGCTTACATTATATGTTTTAGGGGAGGATTTATTATGAGTCATGTTGCAGAAGGTTTGAATAAGAAAGTGGAGAAATTCTTGAGTGGGACAAAGCACTTATACATTAATGGGGAGTTTGTAGAAAGTAAATCGGGTGCAACCTTTGAAGTCCATGATCCAGCAACAGGAAAAGTACTAGCCAATGTCTATGAGGCAAAAGCTGAGGATATTGATGTTGCCGCAAAAGCAGCTCGGAAAGCTTTTGATGAGGGGCCTTGGTCA
This genomic window from Sporosarcina sp. Marseille-Q4063 contains:
- a CDS encoding uracil/xanthine transporter produces the protein MNRLLSWSTTFASVQWLFFIFANIVVVPISIGFAFDLPPEQIATILRSALIVTGGACILQGLVGHRFPLMEGPSGVMWGLILNLCLSASALGLSLPSIGGGIATGMILAGIVTILLVAFNLISFVQKVFSPMVMSVYLLLLTFQLTFIFFNGMLKMNEDGTLNWHITLFSFGLAIVVALLKIKGNKIIGDFSILIGMIGGWIAYALLFPIVKPVTDSGVAAFSLFPLGPPNLEYSIIAITFLGCLINLSNTVASIQAASKLFNVNVSRSQYRFSYLLTGIYSVIASLFGLVLFAPFASSIGFLESTQIFDRRPFLIGGGLVIIIGIIPPLGLMLATLPMAVGNAVLLVAYSQLLGTSLKSFNGYTFNSVTIYRIATPVLIGVSLMTVDTSLFTFLPAIILPLITNGFIMGFLISLVMETCINWDYTGTDRKVMTDNTQ